In Methanooceanicella nereidis, a single window of DNA contains:
- a CDS encoding TrkH family potassium uptake protein, producing the protein MTSGRDIEVILSNTKELFLVMSIIMLVMAGVCFLLGEPQNSIAFIDAFIVSLGIGVLLWMVFPDIPEPELRHAIIIAALAYPIVAAITMIPYYVIQGIPPLDAFFEGMSGWTGTGMTMIADPQNSDRVIQLWRSTTEWLGGFGVIVLMITILIRPGTSTYVLYQSESHKEKIHPSVRSTVRTMWGLYVILTILGIFLLYIAGMPLWDSLNHSLASFATGGFSIYPESIAAYDSIWIEMAISLLVIIGALPFVVIYRTIRDGKMALFKDIQARAMFIIIIFGAMILTAENYFTYGNIIDSARYSLFQFISAVTTTGFQTADIASWTPTAMLIMSVAMIIGGCAGSTASGIKVARAIFLTNQFKLWSKKTLMSKSAIVTIKLGNKRVTEDALNQELSEATLISFLWVVSVLASVMIMSHILGPQYDIAKIIFEVCSVHGNVGLSCGIVGPGLHYLGKILFIFDMWIGRLEIIPVLLLIRYLIKGFNL; encoded by the coding sequence ATGACATCGGGCAGGGACATTGAGGTCATCCTGAGTAACACCAAGGAATTATTCCTTGTCATGTCCATCATCATGTTAGTGATGGCCGGGGTGTGTTTCCTGCTCGGCGAGCCACAAAACTCCATAGCTTTTATCGACGCGTTTATCGTAAGCCTGGGAATTGGCGTTTTACTCTGGATGGTATTCCCGGATATCCCGGAGCCTGAGCTTCGGCATGCCATAATCATTGCAGCCCTTGCATACCCCATAGTGGCCGCTATAACCATGATACCGTATTATGTGATACAGGGTATCCCGCCCCTTGACGCGTTTTTCGAGGGAATGTCCGGGTGGACGGGGACCGGAATGACCATGATAGCGGACCCTCAAAATTCGGATCGTGTGATCCAGCTATGGCGCAGCACGACAGAATGGCTCGGCGGTTTCGGGGTCATAGTGCTGATGATCACCATCCTGATACGACCGGGTACGAGTACTTACGTTCTTTACCAGTCCGAGTCACATAAAGAGAAGATCCACCCCAGCGTCAGGTCCACTGTGAGGACGATGTGGGGACTGTATGTGATATTGACGATACTGGGCATATTTCTTTTATACATTGCAGGAATGCCCCTGTGGGATTCCCTTAACCATTCTTTAGCCTCTTTCGCGACCGGCGGTTTTTCGATATACCCTGAGAGTATCGCCGCATACGACAGTATCTGGATAGAGATGGCCATATCGTTGCTTGTGATCATAGGCGCTCTGCCGTTCGTTGTCATCTACAGGACGATAAGGGATGGCAAGATGGCCCTTTTTAAGGATATTCAGGCGAGGGCAATGTTCATAATCATTATTTTTGGCGCTATGATCCTTACTGCCGAGAACTACTTTACATATGGCAATATCATTGATTCCGCCAGGTATTCCTTATTTCAGTTCATTTCTGCAGTGACGACGACAGGTTTCCAGACAGCGGACATCGCAAGCTGGACGCCGACGGCGATGCTGATAATGTCGGTAGCCATGATAATAGGCGGATGCGCGGGTTCCACGGCCAGCGGTATCAAAGTGGCCAGGGCTATTTTCCTCACTAACCAGTTTAAGCTATGGTCAAAGAAGACGCTGATGTCAAAGAGCGCCATAGTGACTATAAAACTGGGCAACAAAAGAGTCACGGAAGATGCCCTGAACCAGGAGCTGTCTGAAGCCACGCTTATCTCTTTCCTGTGGGTCGTTTCAGTTCTGGCGAGCGTGATGATAATGTCTCACATCCTCGGCCCGCAGTACGATATCGCGAAGATCATATTTGAAGTGTGCTCCGTGCATGGCAATGTGGGCCTGAGCTGCGGAATAGTCGGCCCCGGATTGCATTATCTCGGCAAGATACTGTTCATCTTCGATATGTGGATCGGCAGGCTTGAGATCATACCGGTGTTATTGCTGATAAGATACCTTATCAAGGGCTTTAACCTGTAG
- a CDS encoding aromatic aminobenezylarsenical efflux permease ArsG family transporter, translating into MDLSALVFLKDFPLIYAFAIGIITAIGPCPLSANITAIAYVSSKLADSRSAMIAGIMYTLGRALTYTLLGIMIYLFGSAVMDNAPALQDYEKLLLGPVLILVGVIMLEVYKPNIMFGDGLKSKYGIQLSDRGTMGAFLLGVVFALAFCPYTAVMFFGLLVPLALNSDLVGMSYPLLFGIGTGLPVLIFALLLGVSAAFARSYVKKIVKAEPYIRKPIGAIFIIYGIYLLGNYLMQII; encoded by the coding sequence ATGGATCTCTCCGCTCTTGTCTTCCTCAAAGATTTTCCTTTAATATATGCCTTTGCTATCGGTATTATCACGGCAATAGGCCCGTGTCCTCTTTCGGCAAATATCACTGCGATCGCGTACGTATCGTCAAAACTGGCGGATTCTCGCAGCGCCATGATCGCAGGGATCATGTATACCCTCGGGCGCGCTTTAACATATACTCTCCTGGGTATCATGATCTATCTTTTCGGGTCTGCAGTCATGGATAACGCACCCGCGCTTCAGGATTATGAAAAACTACTGCTCGGTCCTGTACTGATACTTGTAGGGGTGATCATGCTTGAGGTCTATAAGCCGAACATAATGTTCGGCGACGGGCTAAAGTCAAAATACGGCATTCAGCTATCCGACCGGGGGACAATGGGTGCGTTCTTGCTGGGTGTGGTATTCGCGCTGGCTTTTTGTCCGTACACGGCGGTGATGTTCTTCGGGCTTCTGGTGCCTCTGGCTCTTAATTCGGACCTGGTAGGGATGAGCTACCCGTTACTGTTCGGTATCGGGACCGGCCTTCCCGTCCTGATCTTTGCTCTGTTGCTGGGAGTGAGCGCCGCTTTCGCAAGATCCTATGTTAAAAAGATAGTCAAAGCGGAGCCATATATAAGAAAGCCCATCGGGGCGATATTTATCATATATGGCATTTACCTGCTCGGGAATTATCTCATGCAGATCATATGA
- a CDS encoding nitrophenyl compound nitroreductase subunit ArsF family protein has translation MNIIKAGISVTLVIIAILAGVVILQSSDQQVVNKSVDVTGEPDMIELLYFHRSERCISCNDAEQYARDTLNKYFSDEVKSGKITMQSIDYQKDKEMAEKYNVKVQGLKLRIVKNGQETVKDVPEIWAYVKDKDAYMNYLRSVLDKELGR, from the coding sequence ATGAACATTATAAAAGCAGGGATATCAGTCACTTTAGTAATAATCGCTATACTGGCAGGGGTGGTTATTTTACAGTCTTCGGACCAGCAGGTCGTGAATAAGTCGGTCGATGTCACCGGCGAGCCTGATATGATCGAACTACTGTATTTCCACAGGTCCGAACGATGCATATCCTGTAACGATGCGGAACAATATGCACGGGATACCCTGAACAAGTATTTTAGCGATGAGGTCAAATCTGGTAAGATCACCATGCAAAGTATAGATTACCAGAAAGATAAGGAAATGGCCGAAAAATATAACGTTAAAGTACAGGGATTAAAGCTCAGGATCGTAAAGAACGGGCAGGAAACAGTCAAGGACGTCCCGGAAATATGGGCTTATGTGAAGGATAAAGATGCCTATATGAACTATCTAAGATCTGTGCTGGATAAGGAACTGGGCAGGTAG
- a CDS encoding ArsR/SmtB family transcription factor: MEDICETPYRISGEVRRELSKIKKSDGKLTSDIFKSLADPARIKIIEALGMQELCVCVLVEVIGLQYSALSYHLKNLKESGLISCEKEGNFLIYKLTEKGKAANQFISLSKKLK; this comes from the coding sequence ATGGAAGATATATGCGAGACTCCTTATAGGATAAGCGGGGAAGTGCGAAGGGAACTATCTAAGATCAAGAAAAGTGACGGTAAGCTCACCTCAGATATCTTTAAATCTCTCGCGGACCCTGCCAGGATCAAAATTATCGAAGCACTGGGTATGCAAGAATTATGCGTTTGCGTGCTTGTAGAAGTGATCGGGCTACAGTATTCGGCTTTGTCCTATCATCTAAAAAACTTGAAGGAGTCAGGCCTCATATCCTGTGAAAAGGAAGGGAATTTTCTTATTTATAAGTTGACAGAGAAGGGTAAAGCCGCTAACCAATTTATAAGCCTCTCAAAAAAATTAAAATGA
- a CDS encoding thioredoxin family protein: MKVQVYGTGCAKCNMLENVAKQAIKELGVEAEVVKINDIDEIVDAGILATPGFAVDDEVKSMGRVPSIDEIKKWIQAKK; encoded by the coding sequence ATGAAAGTACAGGTATATGGCACCGGCTGCGCAAAATGCAATATGCTAGAGAATGTAGCAAAGCAGGCTATTAAAGAGCTTGGCGTGGAAGCGGAGGTCGTCAAGATCAACGACATTGACGAGATCGTCGATGCGGGCATACTGGCAACTCCCGGATTTGCCGTAGACGACGAGGTCAAGTCCATGGGAAGAGTACCGTCTATTGACGAGATCAAGAAATGGATACAGGCTAAAAAATAA
- a CDS encoding permease, which produces MIEHLFLVGVEALKEYMALHVLFCLIPAFFLAGAIAALFSKESVLKFLGPEANKFMSYGVAATSGILLAVCSCTVLPLFTGIYKRGAGIGPATAFLFSAPAINVLAIVYSAQKLGLDIGFARAVAAVGMSVIIGIIMAFIYQRSINEEKKKEKVKPFIVTTSDGGDTGYKYRTPITFILLVSILVLGGWTIDWLLKGPVLVLLILATAFTSYRWYTRDELTMWMNETWFLTKKIFPLLLIGVFFGAIIIELIPIEYIETFLGGNGLFPVTVASVSGALMYFSTLTEVPIVGLLMAQGMGKGPALTMLLAGPALSLPNMLVITNIMGKKKGFTYIGLVIVVAIASGLIFGAII; this is translated from the coding sequence ATGATAGAACATTTATTCTTGGTAGGCGTTGAAGCGCTTAAAGAGTATATGGCGCTGCACGTCCTTTTCTGTCTTATCCCCGCATTCTTCCTGGCCGGGGCTATAGCCGCTTTATTCTCTAAGGAGTCCGTATTGAAATTCCTGGGGCCTGAAGCTAATAAATTCATGTCATATGGCGTAGCGGCTACCAGCGGCATATTACTTGCTGTTTGTAGCTGTACGGTGCTTCCATTATTCACAGGCATATATAAGAGGGGTGCAGGGATCGGTCCTGCTACAGCATTCCTGTTCTCGGCGCCCGCCATAAATGTCCTGGCTATTGTGTACTCAGCCCAAAAGCTCGGGCTGGATATCGGATTCGCAAGAGCCGTAGCTGCCGTAGGCATGTCTGTGATAATAGGCATCATAATGGCGTTCATTTATCAAAGATCTATCAACGAGGAGAAGAAAAAGGAAAAGGTAAAACCATTTATCGTGACCACAAGCGACGGCGGAGATACGGGATATAAGTACAGGACACCCATCACATTCATACTACTTGTTTCTATACTTGTCCTGGGCGGATGGACTATCGACTGGCTGCTAAAAGGTCCCGTCCTCGTATTACTGATCCTTGCAACTGCCTTCACATCATATCGATGGTATACCAGAGACGAACTGACGATGTGGATGAACGAGACGTGGTTCCTGACCAAGAAAATATTCCCGCTGTTACTTATCGGAGTGTTTTTCGGAGCCATTATCATAGAGCTGATACCTATCGAATATATCGAGACGTTCCTTGGCGGCAACGGGCTGTTCCCGGTCACGGTCGCCTCCGTGTCCGGCGCATTAATGTACTTCTCGACACTTACGGAAGTCCCTATCGTCGGCCTGCTCATGGCTCAGGGCATGGGAAAGGGTCCCGCTCTCACGATGCTTCTTGCCGGCCCGGCGCTTAGCCTGCCTAACATGCTCGTAATCACAAATATTATGGGCAAGAAAAAAGGATTTACATATATAGGACTTGTGATAGTGGTGGCAATTGCCAGCGGCTTAATATTCGGGGCAATAATCTAA
- a CDS encoding metallophosphoesterase family protein translates to MTRLLLISDIHANLEALRAIVDNVCYDEIFCMGDLVDYGPDPSECIEWVRINKVPTIKGNHDNAVAMHVDCGCGYKYKHLSEATREYTWDNIEQKDEDFLASLPLIINKEIDGVKFTFTHGSPSSFFEYIYPDTTREILERITSELDSDYLVVGHTHKPAILNTSRMTILNPGSAGQPRDGDIRASCMVFDTLSRKAEIIRLDYDIEKTCGKIRASMPHASELEAILRRGY, encoded by the coding sequence ATGACGCGATTATTGTTAATATCGGACATACATGCCAATCTTGAGGCCCTGAGAGCCATAGTCGATAATGTATGCTACGATGAGATTTTCTGTATGGGAGACCTTGTGGATTATGGCCCGGACCCTTCAGAATGCATCGAGTGGGTGCGGATCAATAAGGTGCCAACTATAAAAGGGAACCATGATAATGCGGTTGCCATGCATGTGGATTGCGGATGCGGGTATAAATATAAACACCTTTCAGAAGCGACGCGCGAATATACATGGGATAACATCGAACAGAAGGACGAAGATTTTTTAGCTTCGCTTCCGCTTATCATAAACAAAGAGATAGACGGCGTTAAGTTCACTTTTACTCACGGAAGTCCGTCTTCTTTCTTCGAATATATTTACCCGGATACTACCCGAGAAATACTTGAGCGAATAACTTCTGAACTGGATAGCGATTACCTGGTAGTCGGACATACCCATAAGCCCGCTATATTAAATACCTCAAGGATGACCATATTGAACCCCGGGAGCGCGGGCCAGCCCCGTGACGGCGACATAAGAGCTTCTTGCATGGTATTTGATACGTTATCAAGGAAAGCGGAGATCATCAGGCTTGACTACGACATTGAGAAGACATGCGGAAAGATCCGGGCATCTATGCCGCATGCGTCGGAGCTTGAGGCGATATTGAGAAGAGGATATTAA
- a CDS encoding arsenic resistance protein: protein MVERKELGLIDKLLPVWIIVCMAIGLLLGKYMPSFGEAASIGIPIGLFLMIYPAMTKIRMEDLKKALTGGKQAGIVVFFNYAVNPFLLWAFGYLFFILIFQNTGMISQEMAQSLWIGLILLGVAPCIAMVLVWTDLSYGNNALAITLMAWNSLIQMLTTPLYIALIIGAQIALDMWMIGQSVVLYLGLPLLLGYLTRKYLIRWKGQQWYDNRILPPLGKIQLLALLFTLIVMFSLEGDVIIQTPELILYMAVPLTLFFGVLFMVTFVTAKLFKCDYEDSVAIAFNSTGRNFELSIAIALTAFAAMPMVAVSTVIGPLIEVPVMLSLVYFARYAKYAWFEKKEIMVTQEGVTS from the coding sequence ATGGTTGAGAGAAAAGAGCTTGGCCTTATAGATAAATTACTGCCGGTATGGATAATCGTTTGTATGGCGATCGGATTGCTGCTCGGGAAATACATGCCTTCTTTCGGGGAAGCGGCAAGCATAGGCATACCGATAGGGTTGTTCCTGATGATCTACCCGGCAATGACAAAGATAAGGATGGAAGATCTTAAAAAAGCACTGACAGGAGGGAAACAAGCTGGCATCGTAGTTTTCTTTAATTATGCCGTGAACCCGTTCCTTCTATGGGCTTTCGGCTACCTGTTCTTCATATTGATCTTCCAGAACACGGGCATGATAAGCCAGGAGATGGCGCAGAGCCTCTGGATAGGATTGATACTCCTTGGGGTTGCACCATGCATAGCGATGGTGCTCGTATGGACGGATCTTTCATATGGCAACAATGCCCTGGCCATTACGCTGATGGCCTGGAACTCGCTCATACAGATGCTGACCACGCCCCTTTATATTGCCCTTATCATAGGCGCCCAGATAGCGCTGGACATGTGGATGATAGGGCAAAGCGTTGTGCTATATCTTGGCCTCCCCTTGCTGTTAGGATATCTCACAAGGAAGTACTTGATCCGGTGGAAGGGACAGCAATGGTATGATAACAGGATATTGCCGCCGCTTGGCAAGATACAGCTTCTGGCGCTTCTCTTCACGCTCATAGTGATGTTCTCGCTAGAAGGCGACGTGATCATTCAGACACCGGAACTTATCCTTTACATGGCAGTGCCGCTGACTCTTTTCTTCGGCGTGCTTTTCATGGTGACGTTCGTTACGGCAAAGCTGTTCAAATGCGACTACGAGGACTCCGTAGCCATAGCGTTTAACAGTACTGGAAGGAACTTCGAGCTTTCCATAGCCATCGCTTTAACAGCATTTGCTGCGATGCCCATGGTAGCCGTATCCACAGTAATAGGGCCGTTGATCGAAGTCCCGGTCATGCTGTCACTAGTGTATTTTGCGAGATATGCTAAATACGCGTGGTTTGAGAAAAAGGAAATAATGGTAACTCAAGAGGGCGTAACCTCTTGA
- a CDS encoding putative zinc-binding protein, whose product MDNKKVENKEGCSCGCGTAPKIIYPCSGSADVGEIADRAARKLTKDGVGKMSCLAGIGGGISGLLAVADCASAILVIDGCPQNCAKKTLEKAGYMEFKHIMLSDMGMAKGKTPVNEENIASVTEKGEELLIS is encoded by the coding sequence ATGGACAATAAAAAAGTTGAGAATAAGGAGGGCTGCAGCTGTGGCTGTGGGACAGCGCCGAAAATCATTTACCCATGTTCGGGATCGGCAGATGTGGGAGAGATAGCTGATAGAGCAGCAAGAAAGCTCACCAAAGACGGGGTCGGAAAGATGTCGTGCCTTGCCGGAATAGGAGGCGGTATCAGTGGGCTTCTGGCAGTGGCAGATTGTGCTTCAGCCATACTTGTCATTGATGGCTGTCCCCAGAATTGTGCGAAAAAGACCCTTGAAAAAGCAGGCTATATGGAATTTAAGCATATAATGTTATCCGATATGGGCATGGCAAAGGGTAAGACACCTGTCAATGAAGAGAACATCGCCAGTGTGACTGAAAAAGGCGAAGAGCTATTAATATCCTAG
- a CDS encoding nitrophenyl compound nitroreductase subunit ArsF family protein: MTQKDKAKNLLAIMLICFVLISIVFLVFKHLPDDSGAQAVKGSGDIVGIQGPANKVVVYYFYTNARCTSCLNMESYTEQALMEGFPKEISDGTLEWHAVNIDKLENRHYIKDYDLYIKSVIVSGIRDGKEVNWKNLDRVWELLGDKSSFIRYVQENTKEYLEDI, from the coding sequence ATGACACAAAAAGATAAAGCTAAAAACTTGCTGGCTATCATGCTTATCTGTTTCGTGCTGATAAGCATTGTTTTTTTAGTCTTTAAACATCTACCGGACGACTCCGGAGCACAGGCGGTAAAAGGCAGCGGGGACATTGTCGGCATTCAGGGTCCGGCAAATAAAGTCGTAGTGTACTATTTTTACACTAACGCCAGGTGTACATCGTGCCTGAACATGGAGTCATATACGGAACAGGCACTTATGGAAGGGTTTCCGAAAGAGATAAGCGACGGGACCCTTGAATGGCATGCGGTCAATATAGATAAACTGGAAAACAGGCATTATATAAAAGATTATGATCTTTATATTAAATCGGTCATAGTTTCCGGGATAAGGGACGGAAAAGAGGTAAACTGGAAGAACCTGGACAGAGTCTGGGAATTACTGGGAGATAAAAGCTCATTTATAAGATATGTTCAGGAAAATACCAAAGAATACCTGGAGGACATATAA
- a CDS encoding aromatic aminobenezylarsenical efflux permease ArsG family transporter yields the protein MDSLIVGSMAALWLGILTSISPCPLATNIAAISFIGKRIENVRHVIYSGILYTLGRSVVYVILGALLVASVLSIQEVAVFLQKYMNELLGPILIITGMMLLEMIKFEFRGTGISQKALQKVKSDNVWSSGLLGIIFAMAFCPVSAALFFGGLIPLSVRDGSNTLYPALYGIGTALPVVFFALLIAFSARSVSKAFNKITKIETKARRITGILFIAVGLYYSLRYIFGIF from the coding sequence ATGGATAGCCTTATAGTAGGTTCAATGGCCGCGTTATGGCTCGGCATACTCACTTCGATCAGCCCATGCCCGCTTGCGACCAATATTGCGGCCATATCATTCATAGGAAAGCGTATCGAAAATGTACGACACGTCATATATTCAGGAATCCTGTATACCTTAGGAAGATCAGTCGTATATGTAATCCTTGGAGCACTTTTAGTGGCCAGCGTTCTATCGATACAGGAAGTTGCCGTATTCCTTCAGAAATATATGAATGAGCTTCTGGGTCCGATATTGATCATCACGGGGATGATGCTGCTGGAAATGATCAAATTTGAATTTAGGGGCACCGGCATAAGCCAGAAGGCTTTGCAGAAAGTGAAGAGCGATAACGTATGGAGCTCTGGATTATTAGGCATAATATTCGCCATGGCTTTTTGCCCGGTATCGGCGGCATTATTCTTCGGCGGTTTGATACCGCTATCTGTCAGGGACGGGTCAAACACACTGTATCCGGCACTATATGGAATAGGCACAGCGTTGCCAGTAGTCTTTTTCGCTTTACTGATCGCTTTTAGCGCCAGGTCAGTCAGCAAAGCCTTCAATAAGATCACAAAGATAGAGACGAAAGCAAGAAGGATCACGGGCATATTATTCATAGCCGTGGGCTTATACTACTCTTTAAGGTATATATTTGGTATTTTTTAG
- a CDS encoding universal stress protein, whose amino-acid sequence MFEKILYAIDFSEHSQKMLECLCEIPGAKEVILLHVIDSKTLGYWEYKEIDNIKVREAELLINEKKKDLESLGLKVDVKVAIGIPSKEILRMADEECVSLIVMGAKGMSLIKGLLLGSVSSEVMRYCKTNLLIMRYRVIENIDGELYEKFCERTFSRVLYSIDERTRAEAMADLVKMMPKADEAILAYIVDRGETGAEIESLVTSGKNKLDAIKEMLDNIIPVIDCHVHIGEPAKEISRVAEEEDVSLILIDSRPYDNGEGRTGTVVDNIVRYAKRPVMMIKFL is encoded by the coding sequence ATGTTCGAAAAGATATTATATGCTATTGATTTCTCAGAGCATTCACAAAAAATGCTTGAGTGCTTATGCGAGATCCCCGGGGCAAAAGAGGTTATCCTATTGCACGTTATCGACTCAAAGACACTTGGGTACTGGGAATATAAGGAAATTGATAATATAAAGGTCCGGGAAGCCGAACTTTTGATCAATGAAAAGAAAAAAGACCTGGAATCCCTGGGATTAAAGGTCGATGTAAAAGTTGCTATCGGCATACCATCAAAGGAAATACTCCGTATGGCCGACGAAGAATGCGTATCCCTGATCGTCATGGGGGCTAAAGGCATGAGCCTTATAAAAGGGCTTTTACTTGGAAGCGTATCCTCGGAAGTGATGAGGTATTGTAAGACTAACCTGTTAATCATGAGGTACCGTGTTATAGAAAATATCGACGGGGAACTATATGAAAAGTTTTGTGAAAGGACATTTTCACGCGTCCTGTACTCGATAGATGAACGGACAAGGGCTGAAGCGATGGCTGATCTGGTAAAAATGATGCCGAAAGCCGATGAGGCCATACTGGCATATATTGTCGATAGGGGCGAAACGGGGGCTGAAATTGAAAGCCTGGTCACTTCAGGAAAAAATAAGCTCGACGCTATCAAGGAAATGCTGGATAATATAATACCTGTAATTGATTGTCATGTGCATATCGGCGAACCCGCAAAAGAGATAAGCAGGGTTGCGGAAGAAGAAGATGTTTCTTTAATACTCATCGATTCCAGGCCTTACGATAACGGCGAAGGTCGTACCGGCACGGTAGTAGATAATATTGTCAGATATGCAAAAAGGCCTGTAATGATGATCAAATTTTTATGA
- the arsB gene encoding ACR3 family arsenite efflux transporter, with the protein MNGAGLGFISKFLTLWIFLAMVAGVAIGYVYPEVVDVLDSVRIEEVSLPIAIGLIWMMYPPLAAVKYEELYRIRQQGKALSLSLIQNWFIGPVLMFALAWIFLPDLPEYRIGIIIIGLARCIAMVLVWNQLASGDNELCAVLVALNSVFQVFLYSILAYIFVTVLSSWIGGAGAGAVVDISIWQVAKAVFIYLGIPFIGGILTRYMLISRKGKGWYDNVFMKKLGPTALIGLLFTIIVMFSMKGEYIVTLPFDVVRIAIPLLIYFALMFFISFIMSYRLGFKYADSTTLAFTAASNNFELAIAVAVAVFGIGSGEAFAAVVGPLIEVPVMLALVHVARRLSLAWYHPDGRPNYMHVEPCDRGGN; encoded by the coding sequence ATGAACGGTGCTGGACTGGGTTTCATAAGTAAATTTTTGACCCTATGGATATTTCTGGCAATGGTGGCGGGAGTAGCTATAGGTTATGTATACCCGGAAGTCGTGGATGTGCTGGACTCAGTACGCATAGAAGAAGTATCCCTGCCTATTGCCATAGGCCTTATCTGGATGATGTATCCTCCTCTGGCTGCCGTAAAATATGAGGAGCTATACCGGATCAGACAACAGGGCAAAGCTTTAAGTCTGTCCCTTATACAAAACTGGTTTATCGGCCCTGTACTGATGTTCGCTCTGGCATGGATCTTCCTTCCCGACCTTCCGGAATACCGTATCGGGATCATTATAATAGGGCTTGCCAGGTGCATAGCGATGGTGCTCGTATGGAACCAGCTGGCAAGCGGCGATAATGAGCTTTGCGCAGTGCTTGTGGCACTCAACTCTGTCTTTCAGGTCTTCCTCTATTCAATACTGGCATATATCTTCGTCACGGTGTTATCCTCATGGATCGGCGGGGCAGGAGCAGGGGCGGTCGTTGATATATCTATCTGGCAGGTAGCGAAAGCTGTGTTCATCTACCTGGGAATACCTTTCATCGGCGGTATTTTAACGCGATATATGCTTATCAGCCGTAAAGGTAAAGGCTGGTATGACAATGTTTTTATGAAGAAACTCGGGCCAACGGCATTGATCGGCCTTCTATTCACTATAATCGTGATGTTCTCAATGAAAGGCGAATATATCGTCACGCTTCCATTTGACGTCGTAAGGATCGCAATACCACTATTGATATATTTCGCACTGATGTTCTTTATTTCTTTCATCATGTCATATAGGCTGGGGTTCAAATATGCGGATTCCACAACGCTGGCTTTCACGGCTGCCAGTAATAATTTCGAGCTGGCTATTGCCGTAGCTGTCGCAGTCTTCGGGATCGGGTCCGGAGAGGCTTTTGCGGCCGTGGTCGGACCTCTTATCGAAGTACCGGTCATGCTGGCGCTTGTGCATGTGGCCAGACGACTGAGCCTTGCATGGTATCATCCCGACGGACGTCCAAATTATATGCACGTAGAGCCATGCGATCGCGGAGGAAACTAG
- a CDS encoding transposase — MRSIRSVRQLVNVLRSDKYIKKILGFDRLPDHNTSSKFTKLLSGHLDRIMTLLNSMTGACQSRSY, encoded by the coding sequence TTGAGAAGTATCAGAAGTGTCAGGCAACTGGTAAATGTTCTAAGAAGTGATAAATATATTAAGAAAATTCTTGGCTTTGACCGTTTGCCTGACCATAACACTTCTAGCAAATTTACAAAGTTGTTATCCGGGCACCTTGACCGCATTATGACACTTTTAAACAGTATGACAGGGGCTTGTCAATCAAGATCATATTAG